One stretch of Salmo trutta chromosome 7, fSalTru1.1, whole genome shotgun sequence DNA includes these proteins:
- the LOC115196649 gene encoding leucine-rich repeat extensin-like protein 5: MLCPWRPAVITRTTHLPWFLPGPPIFPGSYQDHPSSLVPTRTTHLPWFLPGPPIFPGSYQDHPSSPGPPIFPGSYQDHPSSLVPTRTTHLPWFLPGPPIFPGSYQDHPSSLVPTRTTHLPWFLPGPPIFPGSYQDHPSSLVPTRTTHLPWFLPGPPIFPGSYQDHPSSLVPTRTTHLPWFLPGPPIFPGSYQDHPSSLVPTRTTHLTLVPTRTTHLPWFLPGTPILPWFLPGPPIFPGSYQDHPSSLVPTRTTHLPWFLPGPPIFPGSYQDHPSSLVPTRNTHLTLVPSRTTHLPWFLPGPPIFPGSYQDHPSSLVPTRTTHLPWFLPGPPISLVPTRTTHLPWFLPGPPILPWFLPGTPIFPWFLPGPPIFPWFLPGPPIFPKTTHLPQDHPSSPGPPHLPQDHPSSPGSFQDHPSSPGPPIFPWFLPGPPIFPRTTHLPQDHPSSPGSFQDHPSSPGSFQDHPSSPGPPIFPWFLPGPPIFPRTTHLPQDHPSSPGPPIFPWFLPGPPIFPRTTHLPQDHPSSPGSFQDHPSSPGSFQDHPSSPGPPIFPRTTHLPLVPFRTTHLPLDHPSSPGPPIFPRTTHLPQDHPSSPGPPIFPWFLSGTPSAGFLVPLRNTVSRFPWFLSGTPSAGFLV, encoded by the coding sequence ATGTTGTGTCCCTGGAGACCTGCAGTCATTACCAGGACCACCCATCTTCCCTGGTTCCTACCAGGACCACCCATCTTCCCTGGTTCCTACCAGGACCACCCATCTTCCCTGGTTCCTACCAGGACCACCCATCTTCCCTGGTTCCTACCAGGACCACCCATCTTCCCTGGTTCCTACCAGGACCACCCATCTTCCCCAGGACCACCCATCTTCCCTGGTTCCTACCAGGACCACCCATCTTCCCTGGTTCCTACCAGGACCACCCATCTTCCCTGGTTCCTACCAGGACCACCCATCTTCCCTGGTTCCTACCAGGACCACCCATCTTCCCTGGTTCCTACCAGGACCACCCATCTTCCCTGGTTCCTACCAGGACCACCCATCTTCCCTGGTTCCTACCAGGACCACCCATCTTCCCTGGTTCCTACCAGGACCACCCATCTTCCCTGGTTCCTTCCAGGACCACCCATCTTCCCTGGTTCCTACCAGGACCACCCATCTTCCCTGGTTCCTACCAGGACCACCCATCTTCCCTGGTTCCTACCAGGACCACCCATCTTCCCTGGTTCCTACCAGGACCACCCATCTTCCCTGGTTCCTACCAGGACCACCCATCTTACCCTGGTTCCTACCAGGACCACCCATCTTCCCTGGTTCCTACCAGGAACACCCATCTTACCCTGGTTCCTTCCAGGACCACCCATCTTCCCTGGTTCCTACCAGGACCACCCATCTTCCCTGGTTCCTACCAGGACCACCCATCTTCCCTGGTTCCTACCAGGACCACCCATCTTCCCTGGTTCCTACCAGGACCACCCATCTTCCCTGGTTCCTACCAGGAACACCCATCTTACCCTGGTTCCTTCCAGGACCACCCATCTTCCCTGGTTCCTACCAGGACCACCCATCTTCCCTGGTTCCTACCAGGACCACCCATCTTCCCTGGTTCCTACCAGGACCACCCATCTTCCCTGGTTCCTACCAGGACCACCCATCTCCCTGGTTCCTACCAGGACCACCCATCTTCCCTGGTTCCTACCAGGACCACCCATCTTACCCTGGTTCCTTCCAGGAACACCCATCTTCCCCTGGTTCCTTCCAGGACCACCCATCTTCCCCTGGTTCCTTCCAGGACCACCCATCTTCCCCAAGACCACCCATCTTCCCCAGGACCACCCATCTTCCCCAGGACCACCCCATCTTCCCCAGGACCACCCATCTTCCCCTGGTTCCTTCCAGGACCACCCATCTTCCCCTGGACCACCCATCTTCCCCTGGTTCCTTCCAGGACCACCCATCTTCCCCAGGACCACCCATCTTCCCCAGGACCACCCATCTTCCCCTGGTTCCTTCCAGGACCACCCATCTTCCCCTGGTTCCTTCCAGGACCACCCATCTTCCCCTGGACCACCCATCTTCCCCTGGTTCCTTCCAGGACCACCCATCTTCCCCAGGACCACCCATCTTCCCCAGGACCACCCATCTTCCCCTGGACCACCCATCTTCCCCTGGTTCCTTCCAGGACCACCCATCTTCCCCAGGACCACCCATCTTCCCCAGGACCACCCATCTTCCCCTGGTTCCTTCCAGGACCACCCATCTTCCCCTGGTTCCTTCCAGGACCACCCATCTTCCCCAGGACCACCCATCTTCCCCAGGACCACCCATCTTCCCCTGGTTCCTTTCAGGACCACCCATCTTCCCCTGGACCACCCATCTTCCCCAGGACCACCCATCTTCCCCAGGACCACCCATCTTCCCCAGGACCACCCATCTTCCCCAGGACCACCCATCTTCCCCTGGTTCCTTTCAGGAACACCATCAGCAGGTTTCCTGGTTCCTCTTCGGAACACCGTCAGCAGGTTTCCCTGGTTCCTTTCGGGAACACCGTCAGCAGGTTTCCTGGTGTAA